The proteins below are encoded in one region of Epinephelus lanceolatus isolate andai-2023 chromosome 7, ASM4190304v1, whole genome shotgun sequence:
- the LOC144463770 gene encoding uncharacterized protein LOC144463770 translates to MIMEEMTGHGERSQQRFRQEPSVTVRFWTWSPFHLQSLLSTLLQLMWEAFHLAQSPVTRNQQRVRQEPRLTVHSWAQSPFLWNSLRSLLSTLLQLLWEVFHLAQSPVTRKVWTKRRQNRHRQNGRHQDSTGSGPLKRKMSRQWIVLQTTWSRMAQWISWVMNQNGIPPA, encoded by the exons ATGATTATGGAGGAAATGACTGGTCATGGTGAAAG AAGCCAGCAGAGGTTCCGCCAAGAACCCAGCGTGACAGTGCGGTTTTGGACATGGTCGCCATTCCATCTACAGAGTCTGCTCTCAACACTCCTCCAGCTAATGTGGGAGGCGTTTCATCTTGCTCAGAGCCCCGTGACAAG AAACCAGCAGAGGGTCCGCCAAGAACCGCGCCTGACAGTGCATTCGTGGGCACAGTCGCCGTTCCTATGGAACAGCCTACGGAGTCTGCTCTCAACACTCCTCCAGCTACTGTGGGAGGTGTTTCATCTTGCCCAGAGCCCTGTGACAAG AAAAGTGTGGACAAAAAGGCGGcagaacagacacagacaaaacgGAAGACATCAGGACAGCACCGGCAGCGGACCATTAAAACGCAAGATGAGTCGGCAGTGGATCGTTCTTCAGACGACTTGGAGTCGGATGGCACAGTGGATCAGTTGGGTGATGAATCAGAATGGGATTCCTCCAGcgtag